One genomic region from Deltaproteobacteria bacterium encodes:
- a CDS encoding acyl-CoA dehydrogenase: MIDFELSDGLRGMQQLTHQAAEMAMRPIAREYDECEHEKPWDFLNMMWAVSHSNPIGGTGDRKAKEGPSERNLGMCVSIEELSWGDAGLYLSIPNAGLGGAAVAAAGTPEQKARFLKRFTEGGKPKWAAMAITEPSCGSDSSAIQTTAVRDGDHWVLNGSKIFCTAGLMAAEKSEGFVVVWATLDRSAGRAGIKAFVVEAGTPGMYVTK, from the coding sequence ATGATCGACTTCGAGCTGTCGGACGGCCTCAGGGGGATGCAGCAGCTGACGCACCAGGCCGCCGAGATGGCCATGCGGCCCATCGCCCGCGAGTACGACGAGTGCGAGCACGAGAAGCCCTGGGACTTCCTCAACATGATGTGGGCAGTCTCGCATTCGAACCCGATCGGCGGCACGGGAGACCGCAAGGCCAAGGAGGGGCCCTCGGAGCGGAACCTCGGGATGTGCGTCTCCATCGAGGAGCTCTCCTGGGGCGACGCCGGACTCTACCTCTCGATCCCGAACGCCGGCCTCGGCGGGGCCGCCGTCGCGGCGGCCGGAACACCGGAGCAGAAGGCGCGCTTCCTCAAGCGTTTCACCGAGGGCGGCAAGCCCAAGTGGGCGGCGATGGCGATCACCGAGCCGAGCTGCGGCTCCGACAGCTCGGCGATCCAGACGACGGCGGTCCGTGACGGCGACCACTGGGTGCTGAACGGGTCGAAGATCTTCTGTACCGCAGGCCTGATGGCGGCCGAGAAGTCGGAGGGCTTCGTGGTCGTCTGGGCGACGCTCGACCGCTCGGCCGGGCGCGCCGGCATCAAGGCGTTCGTGGTGGAGGCCGGCACCCCGGGCATGTACGTCACCAAGG
- a CDS encoding acyl-CoA dehydrogenase, translated as MVSFKPTDEQELIRKTMTDFAREVLRPRAREADEANRVPDDVVARGWELGLVQTTIPEAQGGYGDARSAVTGAVLLEELAYGDLALALHLLTPRLLTIPLVVAGTEEQRARWLPRFTGLEFSVATAAFIEPRWDFDPTALATRATRRGGDWIITGEKCLVPLARDAHAILVYAGAPDGLAAFIVEGKAPGLTVGEREKNMGIKALDTFPLRLEDVRVPASSRLGGEGTDVRPLVDAGRLASAALAVGVSRAAFDHARDYAKDRRAFGQAIAQKQAIAFMLADMAIEIDAMRLLAWEAASRLDKGQPATRECYLARHYASQSSLKITDNAVQVLGGHGYIRDHPVELWLRNARGFATFDGVAIV; from the coding sequence ATGGTGAGCTTCAAGCCGACCGATGAGCAGGAGCTCATCCGCAAGACGATGACGGACTTCGCGCGCGAGGTCCTGCGTCCGCGCGCCCGCGAGGCGGACGAGGCGAACCGCGTGCCGGACGACGTCGTCGCCCGCGGCTGGGAGCTCGGCCTCGTGCAGACCACGATCCCCGAAGCGCAGGGCGGCTACGGGGATGCTCGCTCGGCGGTGACGGGGGCCGTCCTGCTCGAGGAGCTGGCCTACGGTGACCTGGCGCTGGCGCTCCACCTGCTGACCCCGAGGCTGCTCACCATCCCGCTCGTCGTCGCCGGCACCGAGGAGCAACGCGCTCGCTGGCTGCCCCGCTTCACGGGCCTGGAGTTCTCGGTCGCGACGGCGGCGTTCATCGAGCCGCGCTGGGACTTCGACCCGACGGCGCTCGCGACGCGCGCCACGCGTCGGGGCGGCGACTGGATCATCACCGGCGAGAAGTGCCTGGTGCCGCTCGCCCGCGACGCGCACGCCATCCTGGTTTATGCCGGCGCGCCGGACGGCCTCGCCGCCTTCATCGTCGAGGGGAAGGCGCCCGGCCTCACGGTCGGCGAGCGCGAGAAGAACATGGGCATCAAGGCGCTCGACACCTTCCCGCTGCGGCTCGAGGACGTGCGGGTGCCGGCATCGAGCCGCCTCGGCGGCGAGGGGACGGACGTCCGGCCGCTCGTCGACGCCGGCCGGCTGGCGAGCGCGGCGCTGGCCGTCGGCGTCTCGCGCGCCGCCTTCGACCATGCCCGCGACTACGCCAAGGACCGTCGCGCCTTCGGCCAGGCGATCGCGCAAAAGCAGGCGATCGCGTTCATGCTGGCCGACATGGCGATCGAGATCGACGCCATGCGGCTGCTCGCCTGGGAGGCGGCCTCCCGCCTCGACAAGGGACAGCCGGCGACCCGCGAGTGCTACCTGGCGCGGCACTATGCGAGCCAGTCCTCGCTCAAGATCACCGACAACGCCGTCCAGGTCCTCGGCGGCCACGGCTACATCCGCGACCATCCCGTGGAGCTCTGGCTGCGCAACGCGCGCGGCTTCGCGACCTTCGACGGCGTGGCCATCGTCTAG
- a CDS encoding TetR/AcrR family transcriptional regulator, which produces MSAARGRSRGDGREPSRKPLLRAAIDCFARLGYQGTTIDRIARDAGVTKGAVYYHFRDKQQLLFEAVKDHVGEFERQVLAEVTPELDAMAALRHVVDVCFFHATVSSHRRFIITLMVEALDTNPALSVEFRNILRRMRVFLADVVRRGQQRGVLRGDVSAEAAAAVVAGAIMGAEIQHYQDPEQVDLRAILDTLVEQMAAWLAPRGAARKAIGGGTGPW; this is translated from the coding sequence ATGTCAGCGGCGCGCGGCCGCAGTCGGGGAGATGGGCGCGAGCCTTCGCGCAAGCCGCTCCTGCGCGCCGCGATCGACTGCTTCGCGCGCCTCGGCTACCAGGGCACGACGATCGACCGCATCGCGCGCGACGCGGGCGTCACCAAGGGCGCGGTCTACTACCACTTCCGCGACAAGCAGCAGCTGCTCTTCGAGGCGGTCAAGGACCACGTCGGCGAGTTCGAGCGGCAGGTCCTCGCGGAGGTGACGCCGGAGCTGGACGCGATGGCGGCGCTCCGTCATGTCGTCGACGTCTGCTTCTTCCACGCCACGGTCTCGAGCCATCGCCGCTTCATCATCACGCTGATGGTGGAGGCGCTCGACACGAATCCCGCCCTGTCGGTCGAGTTCCGCAACATCCTCCGCCGCATGCGCGTGTTCCTCGCCGACGTCGTGCGCCGGGGACAGCAGCGCGGCGTGCTGCGCGGGGACGTGAGCGCCGAGGCGGCGGCGGCCGTCGTCGCCGGCGCGATCATGGGGGCCGAGATCCAGCATTACCAGGATCCGGAGCAGGTCGACCTGCGCGCGATCCTCGACACGCTCGTCGAGCAGATGGCTGCCTGGCTGGCGCCCCGCGGCGCGGCGCGCAAGGCCATCGGAGGAGGCACGGGACCATGGTGA
- a CDS encoding DUF4124 domain-containing protein, which translates to MDNYAAAPLRTRRGPTAPTKKESQMIRAAVLATAVLLPALALADEVWRWKDPSGGLHYSNVRAHIPRYAEPVATEIGHASLRPLPAQAAVPRAQAYEAPREARIPFRSELRALGSCWPFGFPYVIVNNPHELADQLKQASLLDALGVPWRKGCCL; encoded by the coding sequence ATGGACAATTACGCTGCCGCTCCGCTACGTACGCGGAGGGGGCCGACAGCACCAACGAAGAAGGAGTCGCAGATGATCAGAGCCGCCGTCCTCGCTACCGCCGTGCTCCTGCCCGCCCTCGCGCTGGCCGACGAGGTCTGGCGCTGGAAGGATCCGTCGGGCGGCCTGCACTACTCGAACGTGCGCGCCCACATCCCCCGTTACGCCGAGCCCGTCGCGACAGAGATCGGCCACGCCTCGCTACGGCCCCTGCCGGCGCAGGCCGCCGTGCCGCGCGCCCAGGCTTACGAGGCACCGCGCGAGGCGCGCATCCCGTTCCGCTCCGAGCTTCGAGCACTAGGGAGCTGCTGGCCGTTCGGCTTCCCCTACGTCATCGTCAACAACCCGCATGAGCTGGCCGACCAGCTGAAACAGGCCTCGCTGCTCGACGCGCTCGGCGTCCCCTGGCGCAAGGGCTGCTGCCTCTGA
- a CDS encoding glucose 1-dehydrogenase, whose protein sequence is MGKLEDKTALVTGGGRGIGRGIALEFAREGADVAINYRRDREAAEKTAAEVRTLGRRVVVLQADVSDREAVEAMVAEAVGFLGGLDIVVANAGVAARVAPVAGVDPAEWRRVLATDLDGAFWTARAAVPHVVARRGVLLFISSIGADLAGAGGAPYHVAKAGVNALMKVLAKEVAPAGVRVNSIAPGVVRSEMGERLLRYHGDAVLQTIPLGRAGEPSEIGRAAVFLASADGAWITGKILRVDGGAYI, encoded by the coding sequence TTGGGCAAGCTCGAGGACAAGACGGCGCTCGTCACCGGCGGCGGGCGCGGCATCGGCCGCGGGATCGCCCTCGAGTTCGCGCGGGAGGGTGCCGACGTCGCCATCAACTACCGCCGCGACCGCGAGGCCGCCGAGAAGACCGCCGCGGAGGTGCGAACGCTCGGGAGGCGTGTGGTGGTCCTCCAGGCAGACGTCTCCGATCGCGAGGCGGTGGAGGCGATGGTGGCCGAAGCGGTGGGGTTCCTCGGCGGGCTCGACATCGTGGTCGCCAACGCCGGCGTGGCGGCCCGCGTCGCGCCCGTGGCCGGTGTCGACCCGGCGGAGTGGCGGCGTGTGCTCGCGACCGACCTGGACGGCGCCTTCTGGACGGCGCGGGCAGCGGTTCCTCACGTCGTCGCGCGGCGGGGCGTCCTCCTGTTCATCTCCTCGATCGGTGCCGACCTGGCCGGCGCCGGCGGCGCGCCCTACCACGTGGCCAAGGCAGGAGTGAACGCGCTGATGAAGGTGCTCGCCAAGGAGGTGGCCCCCGCCGGCGTGCGCGTCAACAGCATCGCGCCGGGGGTCGTCCGCTCGGAGATGGGCGAGCGCCTCCTCCGCTATCACGGCGACGCGGTTCTGCAGACGATCCCGCTCGGCCGGGCCGGAGAGCCGAGCGAGATCGGCCGCGCGGCGGTGTTCCTGGCCTCCGCCGACGGCGCCTGGATCACCGGCAAGATCCTGCGCGTCGACGGCGGCGCCTACATCTGA
- the atpC gene encoding ATP synthase F1 subunit epsilon has product MRLRVYTRERQLVDQDVREVTAPGAYGEIGVLPDHAALVTTLEPGVLSYRETDGAVARIEITGGFAEVRDNVMTVLADAGEDIVR; this is encoded by the coding sequence ATGCGGCTGCGCGTCTACACCCGCGAGCGTCAGCTCGTCGACCAGGACGTGCGCGAGGTGACCGCCCCCGGAGCGTACGGCGAGATCGGCGTGCTCCCCGACCACGCCGCGCTGGTCACGACGCTCGAGCCGGGTGTGCTGTCCTACCGCGAGACCGATGGCGCCGTGGCGAGGATTGAGATCACGGGCGGATTCGCCGAGGTCCGCGACAACGTGATGACCGTGCTGGCCGACGCCGGCGAGGACATCGTCCGCTAG